The stretch of DNA TTGATCTCTTTGCCCTTGAAGACCTTGGCCGTTTCGGCCTGCTTGCGCTTCATCAGGGCGAAGAACGATTCGGCCAGGTCGAAGAGCGAGACCTCGACCAGGTCCAGGTCCTGGTCGGGCAGAGGGGCGGTGAGCGAGGAGCGCTGCCAGATGGCGGACTGCTCTTCTTCCTTGTCGCGGAGCAGCGTCGCGACGGCCTTGATCCGGTCGAAGGGCAGGAGGTGGTCGGTATTGCGGGTCTTCGGCTCGACGTCCGGTTCCAGGACCTGCTCGCGCGGGAGCAGGGTTTGGGACTTGATATAGATCAGCACGGCGGCCATCAGCAGGAACTCGGCCTCCCGGTCGATGTCGATCGACTCGAGTCCGGACAGGTAGGCCAGGTACTCCCGGGTGATGACCGCGATCGGGATGTCGTTGATCTCGACCTTCTTCTTCCGGATCAGGAAGAGGAGCAGGTCGAGCGGACCTTCGAAGTTGCGGAGACGGATCTGGTAACCCTCGTTATCAACCGGCGCCGTATCCGGCGCTGTCGTTTCGAGGACGACCAAAGCCTCGCCTTCGGAATCGCCTGCAATCGGAAGGGCGGGGTCGCCAACGATCTCGGTGCCGGGCGACGTCGAAGCCGGGGCTTCGGAGTCGGGCTTTGAGGCCGTCGATTCACCCGCGCCGATAGACTTCCGGCCGGGAGTCGTCGAGTCGAGGACAATCCCATCATCGTCGGATTCTGACATCGGCTTTCAAAAGCCCAGGGCGGCGCGGATTTGCGCCATCGTCTCTTGGGCCCGGGCTCGAGCCTTGACGTTGCCGGCCTCGAGGATGTCCCAGATGAGCGCGGGATCCTTCTCAAAGCGGGCCCGCTTCTCCCAGATCGGCTCCAAGGCCCGGATGAGGTGCTCCAGGAGAACGGCCTTGCAGTCGCGGCAGCCGATGCCGGCCGTCCGGCAGCCGACGGCGATTTCCTCTTGCTTGTCCTTGGGGACGAAAGCCTTATGGAGGGTAAAAACGGGACAGTCGTTCGGCTCGCCGGGGTCGCTGCGCCGCTTTCGCCGGGTGTCGGTGACCATCGGCAGAATCTTG from Candidatus Aminicenantes bacterium encodes:
- a CDS encoding segregation/condensation protein A — encoded protein: MSESDDDGIVLDSTTPGRKSIGAGESTASKPDSEAPASTSPGTEIVGDPALPIAGDSEGEALVVLETTAPDTAPVDNEGYQIRLRNFEGPLDLLLFLIRKKKVEINDIPIAVITREYLAYLSGLESIDIDREAEFLLMAAVLIYIKSQTLLPREQVLEPDVEPKTRNTDHLLPFDRIKAVATLLRDKEEEQSAIWQRSSLTAPLPDQDLDLVEVSLFDLAESFFALMKRKQAETAKVFKGKEINMADKMNEIVESLRTRGALDFLDYLWAQETLEEALIAFFCLLELIKARVVMAVQEQLFNTIKVWLRKDAPAKDEA